GCGCGTCGTTGCGCATGAGCGGCCCACCGACCACCGCGACCGGGATGCCGTGCGGCAGCGAGCGGCGCTCGCCTTGAAGGCGCGGCCGCTCATCCCGGTCGAACGCGGCGATGGCCTCGCTGGCCTCGCGGGGCGCCAGGATGCCGAGCGCGTCGCGAAGTTCGCGGCGGCGGGCATCGTAGGACTCCATGACGTCGGCGAGTTTTTCGCGCGCGGGTTCGCTCGCGCCGAGGCGCGCGAGGAAACGTCCCAGCCGATGGAGTTCGTCGCGGTAGAGCCTGGCGGCGGCGGGCGTGCCGTGCGTGGCGGGCACGTTGAAGAGGAAGACGGGCGCCGGCGTTTCGAGGGCGGTCCACTCGGCGGCGCGGCGCATCTGGTCGCAGGTGGTGGTGAAGACGGCGACCTGGCCGTCGCGCAAGGCCATGGCCTCGCCGGCCAGCGCCCGCGCGTAGGGACACATGCCGGCGACGGGCGCGGCGGATCGTGCCGCGGCGGCGGCGTCCGGCCGGATGCGTTTCGGCCGGGCCCCGTGGGCCGCGATCCACTCCGCAGGCACGAAGGGCGAACTATAGACGACGGTCGTCACGCGGGTCCCCTTCATTGCGCCTTGCGGGCGACGAAAAGCCCCTGGGCGATCTTGCCGCCGTGCGCAAGGCCCTGCATGAACTGCATCTCCCCGGCCATCGCCTGCATCAGGTTCGCGTCGAACCCGATGATCTTCAGGGCGTCGTACGTCAGTTGCTTGCCGAGCATCCCCAGGTACAGGTCCGCGTAGGGCGCGAATCGGCCGGTGTCGGCGGCCGTCTCGACCTTACACCCGTTCTTCGCCAGAAGGTCGTTGTAGCCTTTCAGGTCCTGGACGTTCGGGAACTTCATGAACGCCAGGAAGCGGTCGGCCTCCTTGTCCGTAAGGCGGGCAGGCCCTTCGACCCAGTCGGTGAAGGCGATGGCGCCGCCGGGCCGGACGATGCGTGCGGCCTCGGCGATGAGGCGGGGCTTGTCGACGACGTAACACCAGGCGTCCTCGCCCCAGACGAAGTCGGCGCTGGAGTCCTCGAGGCCGCTCGAGCAGACGTCGGCGAGGACGAACCGGATTCGGCCGTCGAGTCCCTCGGCCTTGGTGCGCGCCCGGCCTCGCTCGACGACCGTGCGCGTCGCGTCCACGCCGGTCATCCGCTGGACGTTGCGGAATCGGACGAGGAACCGCATGCCGGCGCCGTTGCAGCAGCAGAGGTCCACGCCGCTGGAGCCGGCGGCGATCTTCGCCTTCTCCGCCAGGTCCATCGAGGAG
The sequence above is drawn from the Planctomycetota bacterium genome and encodes:
- a CDS encoding 2-hydroxyacyl-CoA dehydratase family protein, producing MTTVVYSSPFVPAEWIAAHGARPKRIRPDAAAAARSAAPVAGMCPYARALAGEAMALRDGQVAVFTTTCDQMRRAAEWTALETPAPVFLFNVPATHGTPAAARLYRDELHRLGRFLARLGASEPAREKLADVMESYDARRRELRDALGILAPREASEAIAAFDRDERPRLQGERRSLPHGIPVAVVGGPLMRNDA
- a CDS encoding methyltransferase domain-containing protein, with protein sequence MKTHAGIGLKDVQAVYDGPEGDLWELVMGEQIHIGGFASSMDLAEKAKIAAGSSGVDLCCCNGAGMRFLVRFRNVQRMTGVDATRTVVERGRARTKAEGLDGRIRFVLADVCSSGLEDSSADFVWGEDAWCYVVDKPRLIAEAARIVRPGGAIAFTDWVEGPARLTDKEADRFLAFMKFPNVQDLKGYNDLLAKNGCKVETAADTGRFAPYADLYLGMLGKQLTYDALKIIGFDANLMQAMAGEMQFMQGLAHGGKIAQGLFVARKAQ